GAATTTTATTGGCTATGCTAATGTTGCTAATACTCCTGGAAGCAATGATTACAATGCGTTTAAAGATCATGCAACCTATGTGCAGTATAATATCGCCTTTAATGGCGGAGAGACCGTAAATACTTATGGATACGCCGCGAGTCTTAGTTTGGATCTAGGTCGGAATTTTGTAACCAAGGCCAATTATTATTCTGACTACCTAAAAAATAAAAACAATAGTCAAATTAACAACTTCAATACACCACACTATCACTTTAATTTTGAATTCGCGAATAGTGGCTTTGGAAAAAAACAAGTTTGGTCGTTTAGTACTTCCTTACGCTATAAACCGGGCTTCTATTATGTCGTGTCTGGGGGGCTTGCCGCAGGCCAAGTGCCAAGCTCGACGGTGATCGATGCACAAGTGAGCTATAAGTTTGTTAAGGCTCGTTCCGGAATTCGTATTGGCGGAACCAATATCACAAACAAATACTATTCTACAGGTATTGCTAATCCACGTATAGGTGCAGTATATTATGTCACTTATGCTTATAATATTTTCTAATCAAAATTAAATAAATCAGACCATGAAAAGATATTTAAAACAATTGATCGGTATTGCGGTCACAGCTTTCTTTCTGTACAGCTGTGCCGACCAATCGAAAGACAGTTACAAAGTCCTAACGTTTACTCCTGGACAGGAAGAGGCAATTGAGGAAGCTTTCCTCTCTATTAAAGATAGCACCAACATCGTGCTAAAAGCCGGGAAATACTCCTTCGATAATTTGAGTATCGCACAAGTAAATCATATTAAGATTGAAGGTGAGGGCTATGATAAGACAATTATTGATTTTTCCAGTCAGACACAAGGAGGAGAGGGAATACGGGTTACCGATGTGAAAGGTTTAACGATTGGAAATATGACCATTCGTGATTCAAAAGGAGATCTGTTGAAGATAAACAATAGTCAAGACGTTGTCATTTCAAACCTTCATAGTATATGGAGCTCGGCCGATTCTACGAGTGGTGGATATGGGATTTATCCTGTGCTCTGTAAGAATGTGCTTGTCGAGAATTGTTATGCCGAAGGGGCTTCAGATGCCGGTATTTATGTTGGACAGACAAAAGGTGTTATTGTGCGTAAATGCAAGGCAACGAAAAATGTGGCTGGATGTGAAATTGAAAATACAACAGATGCTGAAGTTTACGATAATGAATTCTATGGAAATACAGCCGGATTTCTGATTTTTGATCTGCCTGAACTTTCACAGCGGGGTGGAAGGGTAAAGGCGTATCACAATAAAATCTATGCTAATAATTTTAAAAATTTTGCCAAGGGTGGGAGCTTCGGAACTTTCTGGGGGGTAGGGAATGCATCACCGGGAAGTGGTATCATTATCCTCTCGACATCAAATATTGAAATTTATGATAATGTTATCGAACAAAACAATACCTCTGCGATTACGATCGCTTCAGGCTTTGCTGTCGATGAAAAAGCTGGAGAACGAATAAATGCAAATTACTCTCCAATACCCACACATGTTAAAATTTATAGAAACACCATTAAGATGGGGGATAAATTCCCCCAAGCAGCATATGAGCATCGTATCGGTCAATTGATTATTGCTACCGAAGCCCAGTTAAATAGCGTTGAGCCGGATCGAAAAAATAAGCGAATTCCAGCCATATTGTATGATGGTATCACCAGTAATGTGATCACGAATGGTCGCACTCAAAACCCAGATTCCATCTGTATCAATCAGCCGGGTGAGAATATGTTTGTAGCCGCAGATTTTAGTCACGCAGGTCAACCAGCGAAGTGGAAACCCTCAAGTAATGTACAACCTTTTCTATGCAATTAACCGTGAAACCAACAAAATTTGCCCTCGTCTGTACCGGAATATTGAGCGTGATCCTGCTTGTGCTGCAACAGAGCTGTCGGCAGGGACAAAAGAAATCATCAGACCATGGGGTTGTTTCTTTTGAATTTAAAGAACGACTGTCCGAATACGGCTTTTTTACTGGAAAACTAAATCAATTAATCGCAAGAGCCGATATCTTGGGCTACGATCTGAGTACACCTCTATTTTCTGATTATGCCGTTAAAGACCGCTTTATTGTATTGCCAAAAGAAGGGAAAATGGGCTATACAGAACATGGTCCGTTAGATTTTCCCGACTCAACAATTATTATAAAGAATTTCTCCTACATCAATGAACAAAAGCAAAAAGTATTGATAGAGACGCGCTTACTGGTGAAGGATCCAGCTGATCATGCCTGGAAAGTGATGAATTATCTGTGGAATGATGTGCAGACTGATGCGATGAAACAGATTCGTGGTGCTAAACTACCGATTACATTGATCGATAATGCTGGCAACAAGCATACGACAAACTACATGGTACCCAATACCAACGATTGCAAACGCTGCCATAACAATAGCTCCAAGCTGATGCCCATAGGTCCAAAAGCCCGAAACCTCAATTTTGTGCGATTAGGTGATTCGATCAATCAACTCGCCAAATGGGTTTCCCTTGGTCGGATGGTCAATATGCCCAATCTAAAGAGCGTACCGCAATTGCCCGTATGGACTGATGAAAACAAATTCAGTTTGGAACAACGGGCAAGAGCCTATTTAGATGTGAACTGTGCGCATTGCCACACCAAAGGGGGAGACGCTTATAATACTGGGCTTTTCCTGGATTACGATGTGAAAATTCCTTCACACCTTGGTATTGGTAAAGCTCCTGTTTCAGCTGGAGGTGGAGCAGGTGGCTTAGATTTTGATGTGGTTCCAGGAGATGCCAAGCATTCTATCCTGCTTTATCGGATGAATAGTGTGGAACCGGGTACAGCAATGCCGGAGTTGGCGAGAAGTATAATACATCAAGAAGGTGTGGATCTGATTCGTCAATGGATCGATAATATGCCGTCAAAAAAATAATAATATTGATCTTCAATTGGTATGAACAAAGAGACATCAACCGATCAGATCGGTTTAATATTTGAACAGCAGCAGCTTTTTAAATATGAATTACGGTCTAGCAGTGCAGAGGACCGGATAAAGAAACTCCACAAGCTAAGGGCGCTTATTGAAAGTCATGAGGATTTAATCTATGCGGCGCTCGAAAAAGATTTACGGAAGTCACGAAGTGAAGCCGCCATAAGCGAAGTATTGTTTATTTACGGTGAAATAGCATTTGCAATACAACATTTACGAAAATGGATGAAGCCTAGAAAGGTTGGTCGCTCAATGACCAATTTTCTTGCTAAAAGCACAATTACCTACCAGCCTAGGGGTACGGCGCTTATTATATCGCCTTGGAACTATCCATTTCAGCTCACCATGAGCCCCTTGATTTCAGCTATTGCAGCGGGTAATTGTGTGATTTTAAAGCCCTCAGAACATAGCCCATTCACATCGGCAGTTATTGGGGAGATCTTGACCAAAGGATTTGACCAACGGGAATTGGCCTGTATTGAAGGTGAACAGCATGTTTCCGAAGCACTATTAGCGCTTCCTTTTGATCATATTTTCTTCACCGGGAGTCCGGCGGTAGGCAAACTGGTTATGCAGGCTGCCTCCCGCAATCTCAGTTCTGTGACCCTGGAACTTGGTGGCAAGTCCCCCGTTATACTAGATGAGACTGCAGATTTGGAGATGACTGCCCATAAAGTTGCTTGGGGAAAATTAATCAATGCTGGGCAAACCTGCATTGCACCAGATTATATTCTTTTGCCTAAAGATAAACAGGATGAATTTGTAAACTATTATCTAAAGGCGGTTAAAAGTATGTTTTTCACCGAGGATGGACAGCTGGATCGAACAGTTTACGCGAAGATCATTAATCAAAAGCATGCTAGTCGTCTTGTTTCATTAATCACCAATGCAATAGCATGTGGGGCACAACTGCGCGAAGGCGGACAATTAGCTGATGATCTGACATTAAGTCCTGCATTGTTGATCGATGTGAGGGCCGACAACAGCATTATGCAGGAAGAAATATTTGGCCCCATACTTCCCATAGTGACCTATGAAGATCAAGAAGAGGCTCTAGCACTGATTAATCGTGCTGAAAAGCCTTTGGCTTTGTATATATTTAGCAATAACAAGTCCAATATTCAATATATCCTCCAACAGGTGTCCTCTGGAGGTGCTTGTGTGAATGATGTTTTGATTCATGTTTCCAACCCTCATTTGCCTTTTGGTGGTGTCAATGGCAGTGGCTTGGGCAGTTGTCATGGGCAATTTGGCTTTAAGGCATTTTCACATGAAAGAGCTGTCATGTTTCAATCTAAATTTTCGTTTTCTACATTGATTTATCCACCCTATGCTAAAAAGAATAAAGTTTTTAAATTATTGAAGAAATGGATTTAGTCAATTGAAACAGTTTTCAATAAAGACAGCTATCCGCCCTTGAATACAGGCTATCGGTGAAGGATTTAGTTGCGATTGTTGCTCGTCAGTCGTTTGACCCGCAGCAGGAGTTCTTCTGGGCTGAACGGCTTCACCATAAAATCTGAAGCGCCAAGATCAAAAGCCTCAATGACAACTTCTTCTTGTCCCATGTTGGAAAGTACAATAACGGGGGTTTTTTTCTCGAGCTTTTTTATGGAAGAGAGGACTTCTATCCCCGAAGCAAACGGCATCATAATGTCGGTAATGATCAGATCGAGATCCATTGTATTGAGCTTTTCAATTGCATCTTTTCCATTGGTGGTAGCGATAACCTCATGACCTGCCTTGATCAGTTTGTATTGAACTGTCCGTAATATCAACTCATTATCTTCTGCAATTAAGATGACCATCTTATTTTTATTATTAATAGACTACTATGGAGGCCATAACAAGTTTAGATCCTATTCCATATCTGACGATAGGTACAGAAATATTTTACAATATGTTGAGTTTTCAGCTTCAGTTTGTGTTTTGCACCTGAAAACATAGGTAGCAAAGAAGGACTTCAATAGCAAGAAGCTATCTTGGCAGTATTGGAAAATGATCTTAAAATTGCTTTCGGCTAATAAGAAATTCAATGTCCCCAAGTGAATTTCTGCGCAAATATAGGATTGTAATGGAAATATTCAATACAAGAAAAGCAGTAGAAGGTAAATTTTATGCTAATCTGTTGCTGATGAGTTTTTTATCCTTTCTGTTTTACAGAAAAGAAAGTGTAGAAATAAGAGATTGTAACATCATATTACGGGTAAAGGGGACGATCACCCACAGATGTTTTTAGTCCTTATATACCATAATTATTCATTATATTTAATCAACCTAGTTCATTCGATATGTCATATAATATTCCCGATAATCTGAAAGGTCTTTCCGCAACTGAGGTGCATGCCTCCCGAGCTAAATATGGTTGGAATCAATTGAGCGATAGTCACAAGAGTACCTGGTTTGAACTGCTTGTGGATATTTTGAAAGAGCCTATGCTGATTCTATTGATTATCATCTCGATGATTTATGTTTTTGTGGGGAATTACGGAGAGGCCGTATTTATGTTTGTCGCTATTGTTGCTGTTACGGCAATTTCTTTTTATCAGGACAATCGTAGCAAAAAAGCCCTGGAGGAACTTGAAAAGCTGAATGAACCATTAAGCACTGTGATTCGAAATGGGAAGGTTAGTGAAATTCCAACACATGAGATTGTTGTGGGGGATCTCTGTATTACAGAGGAAGGTCGAATTATAAACGCTGATGGTCGTATTTTACATAGTAACGATTTTTCTGTCAATGAATCTTCGCTGACGGGGGAGAGTTTTTCGGTGTTTAAGGACAGTAGATCCGAAGATAATCTAGTCTACAGTGGGACGGTTACGGTCTCGGGCCTGGCCGTGTTTGAAGTTACTGAAATCGGTAAGGAGACACGCGTTGGGAAAATCGGTGAATCGATAAAGAATATCAAAGAAGAAATTTCACCCTTGCAGGTGCAAATCCAAAAGTTTGTAAAAGCAATGGCTATTGTCGGTATACTCATTTTTTTATTCGTATGTATATACAGTTTTATTGATAGTGGTAATTTGGTGGCGAGCTTGCTCAATGGACTTACGTTGGCGATGTCTGTATTGCCGGAAGAGATTCCTGTTGCGTTTACGACTTTTATGGCGCTTGGCGCATGGAAGCTCATGCGCGAGGGAATTATCATCAAAAGAAGCAGTATTGTTGAGACTTTGGGCAGTACGACGGTGATTTGTACCGATAAGACCGGGACTATTACAGAGAATTCCATGCAATTGAAATACCTCTATAATTATGCTACGGATTCATCTTATGATCAGGAAAGGTTTGATGAATCCGATTTAAGAGAGCTTATCGATTATGCGATGTGGAGCAGCGAGCCTGTGCCCTTCGACCCCATGGAAATTACGTTACATAAAATATATGAAAAAACGCAAAAGCAGGACTTCAGAAAGGAATATGTACTATTTCATGAATATCCTTTAGCGGGTAAACCGCCGATGATGACCCATCTTTTCGAAAATACGGGAAAAGATCGGATTATTGCTGCCAAAGGGGCGCCGGAGGCTATACTTAGCGTATCCAAGCTGTCCGATAAGGAGAAAAATAAAATTAGGGCTATTGTTAAATCCTATGGAGCGCAGGGTTTTCGCTTATTAGGTGTGGGGAAAGCGACATTCGAAGGCAATAATTTCCCTGCGAATCAACAGGAATTTGAGTTCCAATTTTTAGGGTTGACGGTATTTTATGATCCACCCAAAAAGGGTATTCAGGAGGTGTTTAAAGATATTTATGCTGCGGGGATTAAAGTCAATGTGATTACCGGCGACAATGCCGATACGACTCAAGCAATAGCAGCTCAGGCCGGAATTCGTATTTTGTCTGCGCCGGTCAATGGCAGTGAGATCGTAAACAAGTCCGAAGGTGAAATTATGGCGATAGCAGAGCAAACAACGTTATTTACCAGAATGTTTCCGGATGCTAAACTAGCCATTGTAAATGCCCTGAAAAAGAAAGGCGAGGTCGTGGCGATGCTTGGCGATGGGGTGAACGATGGCCCAGCATTAAAAGCAGCCCATATCGGCGTGGCAATGGGTAATAAAGGTACTGAAATTGCAAAATCAGCCGCGGCATTGATTATCACAAACGACGATTTACAGAAGTTAATCATCGGTATAGCCGCTGGAAGAAGGATTTACGCAAATATCAAGAAGGCGGTTCAATACATCATTTCTATTCATATCCCCATTATTTTGACCGTATCACTCCCTTTGTTTTTAGGCTGGGTATTTCCGCAGATTTTTAGCCCTGTGCATGTGATCTTCCTCGAATTGGTCATGGGGCCTACTTGCTCGATCGTATATGAAAATGAACCTATTGAAAAGGATACCATGAAGCGGCCTCCTAGAGCTATGAGCGACACTTTTTTGAGTATAAATGAGCTTGGAATCAGCATTGTTCAAGGCCTGATAATCACCATGGGAATTCTTTTTGCTTATCAGTTTGCTGTTCAGCAGGGGGGAACTGAGGAAAAAACAAGGGCTATGGTTTTTACTACTTTAATCTTTGCCAATATTTTGCTAAGTTATGCCAACCGATCTTTTCACTATAGTATCCTGGAGAGTTTTAAAAACCGAAACTTGCTGCTCGTGGGAATTTCGATCGCTGTGCTTCTATTTTTAGCGGTGATATTATATGTTGCTCCGGTTGCCCAATTTTTTGCTGTAACAGCCCTGAGTGGATATGAATTGGGAATAGCGCTGTCCGTGGCTGCAGTATCCGTTTTATGGTTTGAGGTTTATAAATTGATCAGGAGAATTTCAGTTCAAAGAAAATCTGATAGAACTTAATTTAAGATTAGGATTTGAAATCTACGCTAACAGCGATTTGCTTAAAGGCGGCCTAAGCTCATGATGCGATGCAGTGTCAAGTGCGATATTTGATGGCGAAATGATTTCTGTAGTGATTTGAGGTGGAAAAATGATGTTATCAGTCTTACTGAATAAATTTCGAAGTAATTCCTCTTTTCTTGATGTAGAAATTCAGCGCTCGCCCTGCTTCCGTAGGTCGATCTGTACTTAATATGTCTGCGCCGCGATCAATAAACCCAGCATAAACTTGAAAGCCTTTTTTGTCGGCCTGTTTGTCCAAGTTCCCCAGTGTACCCAATATGCACATAATGCCATGGTCATGTAGTATTTTGGTTAATGCTGGATCTGCTTCACGTGTTCCGACGAAAGCTAACAAGCGATTGTCGGGTATATCTTTTTCATTTAGACGAGCAAGGTCCTCCATGTTATTGACCGAAGCCGAAATCATGATGTCGCTCGCCAGACTGTGCACTTTGGCCGCTTGGTTGGCACTATACGTGATGATGACTACGCTGGATTCTGCCCTTTGTTTGCGAATAGCGTTGATAACGGCTTCATAAGGGACATCATTTTTAATGTCTAAGGTGAAGATTACCTTTCCTTTTCCCCAAGCAAGTGCTTCTTCCAGCGTAGGGATCCTATAGGGCGTTATCTTTTTGTTATTGTCCAATAGACGAAGACTTTTGAGCTCAGCCAATGTGCTGGCGTTCACAGTCCCTCTACCTGTGGTTGTTCGGTTTAGCGTATTATCATGCATTAATATTAATGCTGAGTCTTTACTGATACGAACATCACATTCAACAAGGACTGGCTGTAAGCTCGCGTTATAGGAAAAAGTTTCGATTGCATTCTCCGGGTATCCGGAAGCGGGGCCCCCACGATGCAAACTGACTAATGGATAACGATTATCATCATAGGTCAAAAACTGATATAATTCCTCCACATTTTGGAGCTGTATACGTTTACCCACCGGCAAGCCATCCGTATTGGCTCCATTACGAAAGCAACTGCTTACGATAAAGCAGATCAATAAAAGGAAGTAGTGGGGGGTACGTATATTCATTGTCTATCTATTGTACTGATTGATCAGATCGGCCAGTGTCTCGACACTCGTGTTTAATTGGTCAATCGTCAGATGTGCCTGTGTATAATAAGGTTCTCTTTCGATCAACTTTTCTTCAATAAATAGTCGTAGTTCCTCCGGTGATTTTCCGATCAGAATGGGCCTTTTGTGTAATTTAGATTGAGAAAGACGGTCAAAAAGTGCTTTGGGCGACATCTGTAAATAGACGGCATAACCATTCGCCTTGATCCATTCCATGTTATCAAAGAAACAGGGGGCGCCACCACCCGTAGATATTACGGCAGCATTCTCCGCAAATTTACGCAATTGCTCGCGTTCTAATGTCCGGAAGGCGTCTTCACCATGTTGACTAAAATATTCGGTAATGCTCATGCCAATTTGTTTGACGATTTCCTCATCAGTGTCGATGAAAGGGAGCTCGAGTTTGGTGGCAAGTTTCTTACCCAGGGTAGTTTTTCCACTTCCCATATAACCAATCAAAAATATAGGTTTAGGCATAGGTACTATTTGTCTTTACTTAGAAATTTATCTTCAATGGTTTTGGCATCCGGAAAATTATTATAGTGCCATTTTCCGACGACGTTGCCTCCTTTTAGGAGCAGTACACCAGGATTTGCTCTCACCATGCTTTTCAGAGGAATGAGATCGGCATAGAATATCTCCGCAATTAATTGCATTTTATCACTCAGATATTGCGCGTCTTTGGATGCAGAAGCAGTCAATAGAACAACGCGCAGTCCATTATAATCTTTTGTTAACTGAATGGCTGTCTGATTGATCTTTTGGATAGCATCAATATTGGTCGAAGAAAGATCTTTTGCAACGATCACAAGGTTATAATACGGGTTGGCAATGATTTCCTGTGTATGATCTGCACCATCAGCGTCTGTAATTAAGAGATCAGGAATAGGGATGTCATATCCTTTTTTTACTAATCTACTCTCAGGCTCACCTATAATTTCCCATGATTCATCTTCCCATAGCTTGTCAGCCATATAGACTTTGTCATTGACCTTTTTGGTTTCGCCCGTCTTTTTGTTTTTCATGGTATAGATTTGCTCAAAGACATCGCCTTGTTTGCCTTCAGGTAATACCATTAATGAAGGTAAGTTGTTGCCAACTTTGTAGGGTAAGAAATCAATAAAGGGGAGGTAGTTTACGGTGTAAACACCAATACCTAAGGAGATGATTGCTGTAATCAAAGTAGCAACGAATTGATTGCCTGATCCTTTGATAATTGATCGTAATTGTTTTCGGTTAAAAAATATAATAAGGATCAAGGCCAAGAGCACCAGATCTTTAGAAAATGATTGCCAAGGTGTGAGTGGGATGGCATCGCCAAAACAGCCACAGGAGGTCACGACCTCAAAAAATGCCGAATAGAAGGTTAGAAAGGTGAAAAACAGGATCAGCAGCAGCAGGCCCCAGGCAACGGTATTTGCATAAACCCCAAGTAATAAAAGTGCGCCTAACAAAATTTCAAAACCACATATCACCACGGCCATGGCCGTGGCGTATTCATTAAAAGCTGTGAGATGAAAGACCTCAAAGTATTCCTGAAGCTTATAGCCAAACCCTGTCGGGTCATTTGCTTTAATAAAACCGGAGAATATGAACAAAAGTCCCGTAAAAATCCGGCAAAATCCTAAAAGATAATTTGTTTTGGTACGCTGCTGTGTGGCTGTCATAATCCGATTATTGTTGTGCAATTCCTAATTTAATTAATGCAAAAACTGCGTAGTTGAGCATATCTTGATAGTTGGCATGGATGCCTTCTGAGACAAGGGTTTGCCCATCATTATCTTCAATTTGTTTAACGCGGTGTATTTTCATTAAGATCAGATCTGTCATGGAAGAAACACGCATATCGCGCCATGCTTCACCATAATCGTGGTTTTTGGCAAGCATGAGATCTCTGGTCTCGGTAACCTTTTCGGTATATTTCTGATTCACAAAAGTTGGATCCAGATTTTCTTCACCATCTTCACCCAAATCAATCTGAATCATGGCCATGACACAGTAATTGATAATACCGATATATTCGTCGACAATGCCTTCGCCAACTTTGGAAACCTTTTTGATTTCTAGCGTGCGTATACGTTGTGCTTTAATGTAAATCTGGTCTGTAATGGAAGATAGGCGCATAATCCGCCAGGCCGTTCCATAATCTTTTGTTTTTTTAATAAATAAATCCTGACAATGTTTAATAACATTGTTATATTCCTGAATGGTATCCATATCGTTGATTGAAGAAACTTGATGAGACAAGTTGTGATTACACTACAAATATAATTAGAAAATAATACTTCCAACGGTCAAATGAATGTACAATTTGTGCTTTATTGCTAAAATATAAGCAATAATTTTGGATATTACCACACTTAATAGTTCGCAGGGACAAAGAGTAGGGGCATTGTGCAAGTACATGACGTGAATTTCTCATTTCCTATAGCTGCAAACGTTTAAATATAGGTAACTTTAGATAAGTTTGATCAGTTTGCATGGTATTGCCAACTTTGAAGATCGTAAAAATATAATTCATGGATTTTAAACAACCTGTTATTAGAGATGTAGAGATCATCCGATATGTTCAGCCATTTCGGGAAGGAGGGTCTTTGCCCGCATTAGTCGATGCCGATGACGGCTTTAGTTATGTTATAAAATTTAGAGGGGCAGGTCAGGGACGAAAAGCATTGATCGCAGAACTGATCGGTGGAGAGCTAGCAAGATTGCTAAAATTGAGGGTTCCCGAAATTGTATTTGCGGAGCTGGACGAATCCTTTGGCCGTACAGAACCCGATGAAGAAATTCAGGATCTGCTCAAATTTAGTGTAGGCAAAAACCTGGGACTTCATTTTCTGAGTGGAGCCATCACATTTGATGCGAATGTTGATGCCATCGGGGCGGAGGAAGCATCGAAAATTGTCTGGTTGGATTCGCTCTTGATGAATGTTGACCGTACCGTACGGAATACAAATATGCTGATATGGCATAAAGAACTTTGGTTGATAGATCACGGCGCTTCCTTATATTTCCATCACAGTTGGGATAACTGGGAAGAACAATCCCTAAAACCATTTGTTCAGATTAAAGATCACGTACTGCTCAAAAATGCGAGTATGGTGGAGAAAATAGATCAGGAATATCGTTCCGTTTTTACGGAGGCGGTATTTCGTGGAATATTGGCGGTGGTACCCGATGAATGGCTGGAAGATGCCGAACGTGAGCTCTCTGCGGCCGATGCGCGCGAAGTGTATGTTTCTTTCCTGAAACAGCGTGTAGCCAATTCATCCATTTTTGTAAAACAAATAGAAGATGCCAGAAAAGACCGTATATGAGTATGCTGTGGTACGTTTGATACCACGAGTGGAGCGAGAGGAATTTATCAATGTAGGCGTAGCTCTTTATTGTCGTAAGTATCGTTTTGCGAAGATGGTTTATCTGGTCAATGAACAAAAGGTGCGTGCTCTTTGTCCGAATATCGAGTTGGAGTTGATCGAAAATCATCTGTCTTCCTTCCAGCGAATCTGCCACGGCGAAAAAGATGCCGGTAAACTTGCCGAGTTAGATATCACTGAACGGTTTCGTTGGCTTACAGCGAAGCGAAGTACCCTGATTCAATGCTCGGCATCACACCCCGGATTATGTGAGGATCCCGAAGCAACATTGAACGAGCTGTTTGAACGCTTGGTTCGCTAAGCTAAAAGATATCCTCTGCTCATCAAATGAGCTAAATGATTGGCAAAGGGGCTAAGTTTTGATAATAAGGCTTAATCTATCAATATTGTATAGTATATTTGTTTTAATAAACTAGTGAAGATGCATGATTTTTATCAACATATCTATGAACAGCAATTGGCTGTTCTAGAAATGCCTTCTAACAAGAAGATCTGCGGCTGGGCTATCCGAATTGTGGATGTGCTCTTCCCCGAACGAAATTCTAGCGAGATGAAATCGGTCGATGATGTGAAGCTCGCTTTTGAACAATTTGAATTGGAGCTTGAGCAGCTCCTGAGCAAATCCAAAGCTTGTCAAAGCTGCAATCACTCGGAAGTAGCGCACCAGTTTTTTGAACGGATTCCACAACTTTATGAATTGATGTGCTGGGATGCAGATGCATTGATGGATGGCGATCCTGCAGCACAGAATAAAAGAGAGGTTGTACGTACTTATCCCGGTTTCTTTGCGATCTGTATTTTCCGGATGGCGAACGAACTACATCGCCTGGGTGTTCCTTTGATACCGCGCATATTGACAGAACATGCGCATTCCAAAACGGGAATTGATATCCATCCTGGAGCAACAATAGGCCATCATCTGCATATTGACCATGGCACCGGATTGGTTATCGGTGAAACCTGCACCATCGGTAATTATGTGAAACTTTATCAGGGTGTAACCCTGGGGGCCCTGAGTGTGGATAAGGTGTTTTCCAATGTAAAACGCCACCCGACAATTGGCGATCATGTTATTATCTACTCTGGAGCCACAATCCTGGGCGGCGAAACAC
The Sphingobacterium multivorum genome window above contains:
- a CDS encoding parallel beta-helix domain-containing protein, giving the protein MKRYLKQLIGIAVTAFFLYSCADQSKDSYKVLTFTPGQEEAIEEAFLSIKDSTNIVLKAGKYSFDNLSIAQVNHIKIEGEGYDKTIIDFSSQTQGGEGIRVTDVKGLTIGNMTIRDSKGDLLKINNSQDVVISNLHSIWSSADSTSGGYGIYPVLCKNVLVENCYAEGASDAGIYVGQTKGVIVRKCKATKNVAGCEIENTTDAEVYDNEFYGNTAGFLIFDLPELSQRGGRVKAYHNKIYANNFKNFAKGGSFGTFWGVGNASPGSGIIILSTSNIEIYDNVIEQNNTSAITIASGFAVDEKAGERINANYSPIPTHVKIYRNTIKMGDKFPQAAYEHRIGQLIIATEAQLNSVEPDRKNKRIPAILYDGITSNVITNGRTQNPDSICINQPGENMFVAADFSHAGQPAKWKPSSNVQPFLCN
- a CDS encoding SO2930 family diheme c-type cytochrome encodes the protein MKPTKFALVCTGILSVILLVLQQSCRQGQKKSSDHGVVSFEFKERLSEYGFFTGKLNQLIARADILGYDLSTPLFSDYAVKDRFIVLPKEGKMGYTEHGPLDFPDSTIIIKNFSYINEQKQKVLIETRLLVKDPADHAWKVMNYLWNDVQTDAMKQIRGAKLPITLIDNAGNKHTTNYMVPNTNDCKRCHNNSSKLMPIGPKARNLNFVRLGDSINQLAKWVSLGRMVNMPNLKSVPQLPVWTDENKFSLEQRARAYLDVNCAHCHTKGGDAYNTGLFLDYDVKIPSHLGIGKAPVSAGGGAGGLDFDVVPGDAKHSILLYRMNSVEPGTAMPELARSIIHQEGVDLIRQWIDNMPSKK
- a CDS encoding aldehyde dehydrogenase family protein encodes the protein MNKETSTDQIGLIFEQQQLFKYELRSSSAEDRIKKLHKLRALIESHEDLIYAALEKDLRKSRSEAAISEVLFIYGEIAFAIQHLRKWMKPRKVGRSMTNFLAKSTITYQPRGTALIISPWNYPFQLTMSPLISAIAAGNCVILKPSEHSPFTSAVIGEILTKGFDQRELACIEGEQHVSEALLALPFDHIFFTGSPAVGKLVMQAASRNLSSVTLELGGKSPVILDETADLEMTAHKVAWGKLINAGQTCIAPDYILLPKDKQDEFVNYYLKAVKSMFFTEDGQLDRTVYAKIINQKHASRLVSLITNAIACGAQLREGGQLADDLTLSPALLIDVRADNSIMQEEIFGPILPIVTYEDQEEALALINRAEKPLALYIFSNNKSNIQYILQQVSSGGACVNDVLIHVSNPHLPFGGVNGSGLGSCHGQFGFKAFSHERAVMFQSKFSFSTLIYPPYAKKNKVFKLLKKWI
- a CDS encoding response regulator transcription factor → MVILIAEDNELILRTVQYKLIKAGHEVIATTNGKDAIEKLNTMDLDLIITDIMMPFASGIEVLSSIKKLEKKTPVIVLSNMGQEEVVIEAFDLGASDFMVKPFSPEELLLRVKRLTSNNRN
- a CDS encoding cation-translocating P-type ATPase, which gives rise to MSYNIPDNLKGLSATEVHASRAKYGWNQLSDSHKSTWFELLVDILKEPMLILLIIISMIYVFVGNYGEAVFMFVAIVAVTAISFYQDNRSKKALEELEKLNEPLSTVIRNGKVSEIPTHEIVVGDLCITEEGRIINADGRILHSNDFSVNESSLTGESFSVFKDSRSEDNLVYSGTVTVSGLAVFEVTEIGKETRVGKIGESIKNIKEEISPLQVQIQKFVKAMAIVGILIFLFVCIYSFIDSGNLVASLLNGLTLAMSVLPEEIPVAFTTFMALGAWKLMREGIIIKRSSIVETLGSTTVICTDKTGTITENSMQLKYLYNYATDSSYDQERFDESDLRELIDYAMWSSEPVPFDPMEITLHKIYEKTQKQDFRKEYVLFHEYPLAGKPPMMTHLFENTGKDRIIAAKGAPEAILSVSKLSDKEKNKIRAIVKSYGAQGFRLLGVGKATFEGNNFPANQQEFEFQFLGLTVFYDPPKKGIQEVFKDIYAAGIKVNVITGDNADTTQAIAAQAGIRILSAPVNGSEIVNKSEGEIMAIAEQTTLFTRMFPDAKLAIVNALKKKGEVVAMLGDGVNDGPALKAAHIGVAMGNKGTEIAKSAAALIITNDDLQKLIIGIAAGRRIYANIKKAVQYIISIHIPIILTVSLPLFLGWVFPQIFSPVHVIFLELVMGPTCSIVYENEPIEKDTMKRPPRAMSDTFLSINELGISIVQGLIITMGILFAYQFAVQQGGTEEKTRAMVFTTLIFANILLSYANRSFHYSILESFKNRNLLLVGISIAVLLFLAVILYVAPVAQFFAVTALSGYELGIALSVAAVSVLWFEVYKLIRRISVQRKSDRT